GCGCGATGATCAGCACAATGAGCAATTTCTAGACATCCTACGACGGCGGTGCGTCCCCACTCGCCTTCGCATCCAAAAGAGCCCGGACCTTCACGAAAAGATCCTCGTCGGCGACGACTGGTTGCTGAAAGGATCGATGAATTTCACGTGGAACGGCCTCAACGTGAATGAGGAAAGCATGGAGTTCGTCGCTGACGCGGCCGAGGCTGCAAAGCACCGACTGGAACTCAGCGTTCGCTGGGGAGAGAAGAGCGCATGACCGTCTCAGACGACCAGTTTCTGGAGACATTCTTCGCCGCGCCGAACAATGTTTGGCCAAATCGTGATGCCCTACATCCCTCTGCAGCCTATTTGAAACGGTTTCTTCGCGCGCTGGCACAGAAGGGCGAGGTGCCGCTTGTGCTTCCTCGAAAGGAAGCAGGCTGGCCAGCCGCCGAAGTTTATGTCGTGTGTTGGTCGCGCAGTCATGCAGGCCGTATGCGGGGACTTCTGAACGCGTGGGTCGAGCACAACTGGTGCGACTTCGACGGTCGCGTTGCACAACTGTGTAAAGATGATCCCATCGAGGCGTCGATACTCAGCTTCGCTGGATCTGGCACAACTTACCGTCTCAGGCCACCCAATCCCGGAGCGCACCAGGGGCTGTTCCGTGCCCTGGGCAGGATGATTAATGCGATGGAGCAGCGGCCCTCCCGCGTCACTCAGTTGCCCCGACCTGTCGGTCGACTGCTAAGGGACTTTGAAACCTCCCTCGCCTCCGGTCAGGCACTCACATCCCTCGAACTCCTCAAAACCATTGAGCAGAGTGGGGGAGTGTCGCATGAGAACATTGCTTTTCTCCGGCTGCGGCGGCTGGGCCTACTCGGTGCGGACCAAGAACTCCTCAACAGCCAGTTGCTGGGCACCATTGTCTCGGCCGAGCCGCCGCGACTCGTTCGTGAAGCAATACTCGGTGCCTGGTACCGCAGCGAGCGCGGGGATGTGCCCGGCGATTTGCAGTCTCTAGGCGACGGATTGCGTAGTTTCGGCGTCGACATCGCATTGCTGGTGGATGAAACGCTGGCCCACACTACCGAGGTAGACGCGTGGGTTGCGAGTGCTGTCGTCGCTATGGTCAGGGGTGACGCTGAACTCGCTGACCG
This genomic window from Arthrobacter sp. 24S4-2 contains:
- the dpdK gene encoding phospholipase D-like domain-containing protein DpdK, yielding MTQVLSTVLVSELVRPSKELWLVSAWVSDVPVIRNDMGAFDDIIADSGGGALTLSHVLGRLSLLGAQINVAVRDDQHNEQFLDILRRRCVPTRLRIQKSPDLHEKILVGDDWLLKGSMNFTWNGLNVNEESMEFVADAAEAAKHRLELSVRWGEKSA